attatctaTAATTGGACAAAAATAGCAAGAAAATATcatgaaaattataaaaattagaactaaatatgataaaaataaagaaagaaaattattggaaaagaaattaagaaatattataaaaataaagttaaaaaaaattggaatTATATTTCATCATTGCAAGAGATCGCACTTctgataataaaaacaacTATTTTATTGGTAAAATAACAACAAATTTCAAAGTTCCACAGGTCACATTCGATAATCATGGGAAAAATTTTagagttataaaaattaggAGTATAACAAAAACAAAAGTACAAAGACtctcaaaaatttatatatatatatcaaaaattgtagaaaaatttcataccttcaattttatcaaattattattttctaaaaaaatatttctaaatatgAACCCCTGCTCAGCCTGTGAGAGACATAGAACCATGAGAAAACTTCATAAGCACCTTGTTGAAGTTAGAAAATATGCTGCAAAACTGATTCGCATTCTTGACAATATGCCGTATTCCTGTTCCGACGAAATCAACCTCTTCCGTCACTATTCATCAATGAACCCGGTTCAACTTGGTCAAGCGGAGATGGACTGTCACTTCTGTACACTTTCTGAGGAAGGAAAAGTTATCTGCATTTACAAGGATTCTAAGAAAGAAGATGAGAAGAAGTAACTTCTAAACTTCTCTCAAAGTCGCGGTTCTCTTTATTTATCTATTTGttaactattattttaacaagcGCGTGCTTCGCACACACTTGCCAGCAAAGCATGTCtttgtttattatatagattttaatatcaattatagaattattcaaattaataaaataaaaatattctgatataaaatttaaaaatgtttttttaattattacaatatttatttattgcaaatattaaaatagcgaaataaaaattaaaaataatttatcattatacattttaataataaaaaatttttacttatatgACTTTTACAAATTCATGCAACAGATGTATCTGGAAAATCTTGCGTAAGTGGTTTTTGAGGAATCATTTTTGTAGCAAgttctataattttttttataataacattttttatcttttcttttttattaggAAATTGTTGGTATGACCATTTAACCACAACTCCAGATAATGCTCTAACACGGCTAAGTGCCACATATAATTGGCTATGTGAAAAAAGACCACTCTCATCAAGGTATAAACCAATTTTATCTAGAGTCTGACCTTGTGATTTATTGATAGTAATACAAAATCCAAGTTTTAGTGGATATTGATGCCTTGTAAAAAgtatagatatttttaaatctaaGAGAGTATGTAATATTTGTGGTAAAAAGTCGTTTAttagatttattttaaaatattacctGAAGACTTTCAGGGTTTAAAATAACAGACAATAAACTTAACTCagttatattatattctaaaagttttattgtgtttatttaaatataatatatataatcgtACCTGAAAGTATTCAGGTactttttgtaatataaaataactatcacagttataaatgtaatgtttctttctatttttcatttatatattattcttattttgttgtttttcCTTCTTTCCCAAAATATACTTTTCTTTTCCAAAATATGATGTATGAATCATATTTACAATTCTTTATTGAATTcttcttttcttttataagCACATTATGTTTATATTGGAATATAAACATGATGTGCTTCCCACAACATCACTTAGATGCATAATGCATCTCTACAGtggtattaaaaatgtttttttaccATCTAATGATTTAcactttaataatttttgcaTGCCATCTAATGTTTCAATAGTTTCTTTATAAATCAATCGTGTCCCATTACATAATCActctttaatatttaaatttcttaaacatatcaaaatacaattttttgctaatattatttcatgCAATGGATATCCTGATGAATTAAATGTATTAAGTAATTCAGTTGTAACTTCTAATTTATAAGCacaattttcaaatttattttcaaaatataaattatcaacAGAATAATGTGTTGTTtgattttttgaattaaaatatttatttaaaattttttcatttatgtCGTTAACCATATTATTTGTAGTTGCCAAAATAGCtgtgtttttatattttactgaaaaattatttcttcttttaccAAATACATGCTCTATAAATTGATCATCACTCTCTTCAAAAACTATTTCATGAGGCAAAGTCACAAATTTATGATTGTCAAACCTTCCATCTAAAGGATATgaaatatttgaataaaagTTTCTCCATTTCCAATATGTAGTAGAAATTGAGCAAAATCACTCTCATCAACAACTACTCTCATgttttttttccaataatattctttttaccTAATCTCCATGTGTAAAATACTTTGATGCAAGTATTGTAGATGATATTATTTCTTGAGTTgttaaattttgtataatagATAAACATTGCCGAAAATCGCCgtctattattattaatttacctccaaaagattttttaaaaacttttgtaTTATGCTTCAATgccatataaatatatgctAATTGTTTAGCACTTAACattgaaattttatcaataaatatagCAGAAGCACTTCGTAATTGGAATCTATCTGAATCATTTAtaattctaatatttttttttccacaACATAATCTTTTTGGTTTATATTCAAAggcatttttaaaaatgaatgaatTGTTT
The Strongyloides ratti genome assembly S_ratti_ED321, scaffold srae_scaffold0000007 DNA segment above includes these coding regions:
- a CDS encoding DNA helicase family and P-loop containing nucleoside triphosphate hydrolase domain-containing protein, translating into MKNRKKHYIYNCDSYFILQKVPEYFQSSDLKISILFTRHQYPLKLGFCITINKSQGQTLDKIGLYLDESGLFSHSQLYVALSRVRALSGVVVKWSYQQFPNKKEKIKNVIIKKIIELATKMIPQKPLTQDFPDTSVA
- a CDS encoding DNA helicase Pif1 like family and P-loop containing nucleoside triphosphate hydrolase domain-containing protein codes for the protein MIEEPAGTGKTYVYQLISKYLKTEGKTYVNLATTDRFQLRSASAIFIDKISMLSAKQLAYIYMALKHNTKVFKKSFGDGRFDNHKFVTLPHEIVFEESDDQFIEHVFGKRRNNFSVKYKNTAILATTNNMVNDINEKILNKYFNSKNQTTHYSVDNLYFENKFENCAYKLEVTTELLNTFNSSGYPLHEIILAKNCILICLRNLNIKE